The proteins below come from a single Oenanthe melanoleuca isolate GR-GAL-2019-014 chromosome Z, OMel1.0, whole genome shotgun sequence genomic window:
- the TMOD1 gene encoding tropomodulin-1: MSYRKELEKYRDLDEDQILGALTEEELRKLENELEELDPDNALLPAGLRQRDQTQKPPTGPFKREELMAHLEKQAKDIKDREDLVPFTGEKRGKAWIPKQKPMDPVLESVTLEPELEEALANASDAELCDIAAILGMHTLMSNQQYYEALGSSTIVNKEGLNSVIKPTQYKPVPDEEPNSTDVEETLKLIQSNDPDLEEVNLNNIMNIPIPTLKAFAEALKNNTYVKKFSIVGTRSNDPVAFALAEMLKVNSTLKSLNVESNFISGSGILAIVEALEGNTSLVELRIDNQSQPLGNKVEMEIANILEKNTSLLKFGYHFTQQGPRLRASNAMMNNNDLVRKRRLAEVNGPIFPKCRTGV; this comes from the exons ATGTCTTACAGAAAGGAGCTAGAAAAATACCGAGACCTAGATGAAGATCAGATCCTTGGAGCTCTGACAGAAGAGGAGCTCAGGAAGTTAGAGAATGAACTGGAAGAGCTGGATCCTGAC AATGCGCTGCTGCCGGCAGGACTCAGGCAGCGGGATCAGACGCAAAAGCCACCAACTGGCCCCTTCAAAAGGGAGGAGCTCATGGCCCACCTAGAAAAGCAGGCAAAGGACATTAAAGACAGAGAAGACTTGGTTCCTTTCACGGGCGAAAAGAGAG GAAAAGCTTGGATTCCCAAGCAGAAGCCAATGGATCCCGTTTTGGAAAGTGTGACTCTGGAGCCAGAACTGGAGGAAGCCCTTGCTAATGCCTCTGATGCAGAGCTCTGTGACATTGCtg CCATCCTTGGCATGCACACCTTGATGAGTAACCAGCAGTACTATGaggccctggggagcagcaccaTCGTGAACAAAGAAGGACTCAACA GTGTGATTAAGCCCACACAGTACAAGCCAGTTCCTGATGAGGAGCCAAATTCAACAGATGTGGAGGAAACTCTGAAACTAATACAAAGCAATGATCCTGACCTTGAGGAAGTCAACCTTAACAATATTATG AATATTCCCATACCAACTCTAAAAGCTTTTGCGGAAGCGCTGAAAAACAACACGTACGTGAAGAAGTTCAGCATCGTCGGGACCCGGAGCAACGATCCCGTTGCTTTT GCCCTGGCAGAAATGTTGAAGGTCAATAGCACACTGAAGAGCCTGAATGTGGAGTCAAACTTCATTTCTGGCTCTGGGATCCTGGCTATTGTTGAAGCACTCGAGGGCAACACGTCGCTTGTGGAGCTGCGCATTGACAACCAG agTCAGCCCTTGGGCAACAAAGTAGAAATGGAAATCGCAAACATATTGGAAAAGAACACCTCCCTGCTGAAGTTTGGGTACCATTTCACCCAGCAAGGTCCCCGGCTTCGCGCCTCCAATGCCATGATGAATAACAATGACCTGG tgAGGAAGAGAAGACTTGCAGAGGTGAATGGGCCTATTTTTCCCAAGTGCCGAACTGGAGTGTAG